Part of the Henckelia pumila isolate YLH828 chromosome 2, ASM3356847v2, whole genome shotgun sequence genome is shown below.
ATTTATAAAAACTTAGTTGTCAACTTTGcactattaattaattaatattacaaAACGGTACTCCATGATTTTGCACATGCCGTTCCAAGGATTTTTTTTGGCCCCCTTAATGTGGAGTCGATCATACTTGAGAATTTTATCTTTATATCTAAAGACTATGTTTAATTTTAGGAAAAATgtgaattttaatttaatatttttcgttCAATCAATTATAGTTATGTAATTATGTCTCAGcgatgaatttaatttattgttaGTTCTACTTttaaaaatcatgcaatcaaatGATATTATCattgttaaaatttttatatttacatTGTTAAACAAATTACGGtaattaagttttattttgaATATGGAATATTTTAGAAAGCTGAACAATAACTTAGTCGGGACATAGTAGTGTCCAACTCAGTCTTAGCATTAGGACAACCGCATCACCCTTAGGAGTTAGGACAATAGCTAGCTGAGgcatgtgtgtgtgttttgCTGTCAGTAATTACCATTCTAAATTGGTTCAAAACAAATTTAGCATtctaaaaatattcataatggTGCATTTATATATTAGTTTTCAATATGCtcgaaaaaaaactaatttacaAAAATGATAATAATGTAAATGGCGTAGAAATACCTATAAAGTAGGTTGGACTCTATCGTCTAAGAGTATGGATAGATGTcccaaaatgaaaaatattgtattggtgtttatatatataacataaaatgtatgcgttattaattaattgaaaaaGCGATGGTATTGATTGATGCTCTTCAAAATAGATGGATGTATATGTATACAATGTTATTCAAAATATATGATTCAATATGGTTTGTAGCTCATCTTACATCAATGTCTCAAATTTGGAACGAAGTAGACATCTTCAAGATTCAATTATAACAATCTTCTCTTCCaactcgaaaaaaaaaataataatcagcTTTGCTTCTATCAATATAACTGAGTAAGGGCTCAAAACTCAAAAGACACACATAAATATGTGAGAGTGTCCAAAGTTTTTTTTCCGAAGAAACTCTCTCATGCTTGAGTTGAaggcaaataaaaaatatttttgtcttttacTAATACCATACTATCGAtcgatataaaaaaaattgtttattttCTTAGCATGAATCCGAGATTTTTTTCCTCGCTCACCTTTTAAGTATGGATGCAaaaccttttttatttttttttcttatcttcacaaattatattttttgcaGAAGTATGAGGTTCCCCTTTTTCATGCGAAataaaattctttcaaaaatactactactattattattattattattattatagaccTTTAAGAGCCTATTAATGTCCAGTTTAGTCCAGTCCAGTCCATTATAGTAGAGCCCAGTAGAATTAATTTATACAGTCCAAAGACAGTGCAGTTTTAGCAACTGAAATATATAGCGCGCACGTTAGCGCATATCACCCACCAAAATTTAGTATACTGAATGCGATTGCCTAGGGCTCCTCAAAATCTCTCACGCAGCAAATATTATACTCGCTGTTTCCTCGTATGCAAACAAGTTTTTATACACATTGCTCGAGAATTTGGGTTTGGTGAAGCTCAAATGGTAAGAATTGCGAGCCATGTTGAAGATGAAGAAGCTCCCGATTGCTCCACTCCGATAGGTATACGAGCATGCTTGTGTGAGTGTGTATGGGTATCTAGTCGGGGTGTTCATGTgtgtttttgtttctttgtgtGATTTGAGTTGtggaattttttaaattttagcaGAGAGAGTGAGACTTGATCAGAAGGTGGATGCTTCTCGGTCGAAGCATTCGGAGACAGAGCAAAGAAGGAGGAGCAAAATTAATGAGAGGTAAGcgtgaattattattattaaatcagAAAACAAAATTATTTCTGGCATTGTTTTGTACGAGTTTGTGGTTTGGTTGGTCGAAATATGTTTGACTCGTGGACATTGAACTTTGGTGCGAAATGTTACAATTCGCATGTTTTAACTGTTCATTGAATGTGTTATTTTTCGGTTAGGAGTTGGAAGCCTGGATTTGGACTATTATAGTAGTATGAATTACTGCTTAATTTGGGATGGAGACAACCATTCTGATTGTGAGACCTCAATTTTTGTTTCACTTGCATCATAAGTATCTTCTTGGGTGGAgatagttttaaattttatgcatTGCAGATTTCAGATTTTGAGGGATTTAGTCCCGGAAAATGATCAGAAGAGAGATAAAGCTTCATTGCTGCTGGAGGTTTGTTATCTCCTTTTACTGTTCAATTTTTGAATGCATTCTTATGTTGGGTACAAATGCTAATAAGCTTTTATCTATACAGGTTATACAGTACATCCAATATTTACAGGAGAAGCTACAAATGTATGAGGGAACTTATCAAGGTTGGAGTCCAGAGCCCACAAAGTTGGCACCATGGGTAAGATCTATACATgctctttgattttcttctgATGCTTCACAAGCAAGGTTTTTTTTTCCCCCATTTTTTGGCTCTTACCATCGGCTTCATGTAGTTTTCACCTACTATCTCTGCAAAATGATGTGAAATTAAGATTTTGAGCAGATTGTGCTTTCTTCTCATTGGCGTAATATGGGTTGATTGCATCAAGTTGTGTTATGATATTCTACCCGAGTGTGAGCACCATTATTGACAAATGACCAGATTGAAAGAGGAATAGCATCACTGCTTCTTTGTGTATCATATAGTTGATTATAACAGGCACTTTCatcatttgaattttttagTCAAAATTGCTGCCCATTACTTATGGTTGACACTTGACAGAAAATCAATTCTGGACCAGTTGAAAGCTTCCTTGACCAAACTCAGCTCGAGAGGCATATATCTGGGCATGAAGACAATGGTGTTCTCAACCCTTTACGTCATGTACGGAACTCGGCAGAATCTGAGTTGATTGGATCTAGCTTATATAAATCAACAGATAACCTACCTATTGCAACAAATCAACCTCTTCTTCTGAACCTTCCAACTCAAGCAGCAACATTTGAGGGTATGTCTGGTCAGCCTCATCAAGAATGTTTTCCTGATGCTGAGCAATTGACCCAGCTGTCTCAATCCCAATTATGGCCAGGGAGATCATGTGTGAATGATTACTCTATTCCTATCTGCAATACCAACGAGAGTGAACCAAAGACTGCACTTGAGGAAGCCAGTCACTCAAGTACATACTCTCAACTGTAAGCACCCATTTTGAAAGGAAAAGGAAATTGATCTATGGATACGACATATGCCCATTAGACCtgtttgttttaaatattttttggaaaattgcaTTTGCTGCTCTTGATTACTTGATACACACTATCGATTGTTGTGGGTTTTGTATTTTTATAACAATGATCATGGTGGACGTACTGAAATAAATGCTCTAATAATGCATCATATATGAACATTAAAGCAAATGTTTGATGGGCATCTGTGAACTGATTTTTAGCCTTTGATGGGATTAGTGCTTAGATATGTGATTCTTTCTTGACAATTTAAGTTGATGTGTTCTATTGGATTTTTATATGCTTATCATACATGGATAGCAAGTCTCTTTAGCATTTTACATAGTTTATAATTTTGATGTATAGGGGTGTAATGTAACCATTTCATTGAACTTGTGACTTGGAGATTGTATCTAATATCACTAATAAAAAGCTTTTAAAAAGAGTATGTTAGTTACTTCTGGTGTGTTTGTTTTTTGACATCTTTTTGTTAAAGGAGATCTTTCTAAATATTTTTGTACCTAACCTCTGTTTTCCCCATTATTGACAGGAGATTTTCATGAAAAGAGTGATTACATATTTTTGGGGTTAATGCTTATTTTGTTGTTGGCAGGATATTGAGTTCTTTGAAGAATGCTCTACAATCATCTGGAGTGGATTTATCTCAGGCCAGCATTTCAGTGCAACTTGATGTTGGCAAACAAATAAATGATAGAAGTACCGTGGCAAAGTTCAAAGTGAAGGTTCTTCCATCTTATTATTAAACTATATTTAACTTTGACTCCCCTATGCTTCTCTATGTTTGCTTGCTACTTTATCAAATGATTCTCAAGTAACTGCCCAAACATCTCCAGCAACTTCAAAAGTATTCTGATATAGTTAAGATTCATATTGACTGGGAAAAGGGGAAAGCAAGAAGAAGAAACATATAAAATCGGGAAACAGGAAATTGGGGAATCCCGATGTGCAAAGATTAATCAGCATTTAAACTTGGAATGTACTCCTTGAGATGCAAACTCTACATCTGTTGGCAAAGTTTTCAGTTCTTAGCAGTCATGGACTGCACAAATTAGAATTATGAGAAAAGGTTCTTATGAATGACTGCATGCTTGTGATTTACAGTAACATGTTCTCTGGTTGAGGAAAAAATGTACAATCTATTATGATCCAGTTGGATTACCTTATGCCATACTTCTACGTAACTTGAAAGATCTTAGTTTTTCCAAATCGGACCTACTTTTATATGCTTGACTTCTTACGGATTCAGGATAATCAATGTCCACCTGGACTCGCTTCTGTGGCTCCTGGGATAGAACATCCTCGTAAAAGGTTCAGAGTCGACGAAAGCTAGTGCAATGCTCCCGGACAAATGTACATGCTCTTCTGAAAGGAGTTTTCATCAGGTTTTAGCATATTATGTACTCTTTTTCTATTTTGGTGGGCTTCCGTTTCTTTATAACTTGACTTGCCGTAAGAGGGCAATTGCATTTGCTTAACTTGGGTAGTTGACTGAGTTATCTATCGCTCCGAATATTAAGAACCCAGGCCATATATCGAGTTATTGCCGTATTGCCACACCTTTTGGAATTTGGCCTGTATTTATTTCGAACTTTTAACTTTAATTATGAAATGCGGAGAAATGAAGGTTATAAAATCGGTGAAATTGCATTTATTCGGTGGAGTGCCTTAGAATAGAAAAGTTATTCCACTATAAACTACTTTAAAGTAAATAAGGAAGTATTTGgaaatactttaaaaaaatgatttatggacttttctttacaaaatggagattttctctctttcaaaaatagaatatatatatatatatagagaggaattttcagctgcccaaccatgtttttccacttggtccgcgaccactaaaacccgatagcggattttagtgatgcaaaaaaaaaaaaaaaaaaccactcgCGGACCAAGTGGGGAAACATGATTGGGCAGCTGAGCATTTCTCTATATATATGTGCATAATTTTGCTTATAAAAGCTGATTTTGCTaagagattttttttaatttgcagCTTCTAGCTCGAAATCATTTTGACAATAAATAATTGATTAAACGTTCACTACCTAGCTCATactttttttgtttctttattaGTTTCTTGACAAAACATCTTATTTCAACTTTTATGAGAATTTTCCATTCATTGTTGGCTGAACATTTGACATTCGGAGTCAATTGCTATTCGGAACTTCCAGATTAAATCATGCAAATATTCGAGTTTTtaactcttgagaaaatatcACCCGATCAGCCAAGCTGACTCTTATGTAGCCGAAAAACAGTTGAATAAAGTAATGTAGGAACAATTGCAATTATACCATTTTCAATCCCTGAAATAATAGGGTTCCACCTATAGTGAGAGTTCCACCTGTAATGATTCGATCTGTACAGCTGAAGAAGACAAAAAATGTTCAAATTTCATGCATATGCATTTAAAATTTCCCTAAGTTTAGAACATGGGGCTAATAAAACTTAACCCTCTTGAACTTTTCTTCAAATGTCCACCATCCTTATGAATCAAGAATATGATCGATGGATCACGAACTTATTGGGGTTTCATCAAGCGGTAGCAAGCATTCTTCTGGGTTGGCATAAAAGTAATCTTCTTCCTTGGGTCTATTCTCTATGACAACACGGTTCTTTGGACTCCCCATTCGGTCTTCCGAATGAGCCTCTCTCACATAAGCTGAGAACTCACCCCAACTCAATGATCCATCATTGTATCTATCGATTAAGCTTACCAAAACCTGTCTGTTCAGGAGAATCGTCTTCTTGAAACCTAGATATCTGGAGTGTTTCAACAAATTACACAACCTTTATCAACCCAAACATAATGATCAATCCTAAATGAGACGCTGTGTTAAATAACATCATGAGATTAGGAGATATACCGATCCAAGAATACATAAGAGAACAGACCTGCGGTGCCCTTCAACAAGTTTAGCCATATTTCCGTCATAAGTGGGAACAAATACATCACTCTCCAAAGATATAAAATAATCCAGAGCTGCCATTTGAGACGAGTGGTTCTTGAAAAACTTCAAGTCTGATGGTTCTAACAATGCCTCTTTGTTAACCTATTGCACAAAACTCATTACTCATGCAATGTGCTTTAAAATTAGATTTAGGGATGGACTCAGAAAGAGGCGGGCGGGAGACATTAGTTTTACCCCTAAAACATAACTAAATAGCCCCCTCAATAAATTTTCTGGATCCATCCCTATTGAGATCGATTCTTTTACTCACAAGATTTGGAAACGCCGCCTTCAAGCTTCTCAATCTTTTCGTTCCACCATATATCTCTCCAGAAGCGATGTATACTTGAGTGTTACTATCAATACCGAGTGCAGTTAGTACTAGAGCAGTTTCTTCGGGTGTCAAAGGACATAGGccttcttttcttttgagtTCGGGATCTATGACTTTCTCCTTCCACCAAGAGTTCGCAAATCTAGTCATATATTGTTTCTACAGTCAGTATGATGTACCTTTTAGTCAAAACAGGAACATTGTTTTTTACCTCATTGTAGTGAGTTCATTCACCTCCTTGGTGTTGCAACCTTGAGTACAGCCAGAAAAAGACAACATATCCATTTCATATCTTAGATGCAGGACAAGGAAAGGGCCATTTAGCCTTCTCAGAATTTTTCTACCCAATTCCTCAATCTGGGAAGTAAATTTTAGAGAATGGAAATTTACTTTACATCTCAGCTTTTGAATCTCGAGTGGTAGCCTGTTGTTAGCTAGCCGAGTATCGGTTCTGTTCAGATGCACTACTTCATATTTTTTAAGAAGTGGAAGAATCTGTCAACAAATGTCACAGCATCAACTCTATAACTAGCTAGGATATAATTATCACACCCATTTTTTGAAACCAACCTGTTTATGGTAGTAGGAAATATTTGACCAGCTGACCGGTGCTAGCTCGTAACACTTTCCTAGATCAACTCTACT
Proteins encoded:
- the LOC140883068 gene encoding transcription factor BIM3-like isoform X4 encodes the protein MRLPRAPQNLSRSKYYTRCFLVCKQVFIHIAREFGFGEAQMVRIASHVEDEEAPDCSTPIAERVRLDQKVDASRSKHSETEQRRRSKINERFQILRDLVPENDQKRDKASLLLEVIQYIQYLQEKLQMYEGTYQGWSPEPTKLAPWKINSGPVESFLDQTQLERHISGHEDNGVLNPLRHVRNSAESELIGSSLYKSTDNLPIATNQPLLLNLPTQAATFEGRSCVNDYSIPICNTNESEPKTALEEASHSSTYSQLILSSLKNALQSSGVDLSQASISVQLDVGKQINDRSTVAKFKVKDNQCPPGLASVAPGIEHPRKRFRVDES
- the LOC140883068 gene encoding transcription factor BIM2-like isoform X3; the encoded protein is MRLPRAPQNLSRSKYYTRCFLVCKQVFIHIAREFGFGEAQMVRIASHVEDEEAPDCSTPIAERVRLDQKVDASRSKHSETEQRRRSKINERFQILRDLVPENDQKRDKASLLLEVIQYIQYLQEKLQMYEGTYQGWSPEPTKLAPWKINSGPVESFLDQTQLERHISGHEDNGVLNPLRHVRNSAESELIGSSLYKSTDNLPIATNQPLLLNLPTQAATFEGMSGQPHQECFPDAEQLTQLSQSQLWPGRSCVNDYSIPICNTNESEPKTALEEASHSSTYSQLILSSLKNALQSSGVDLSQASISVQLDVGKQINDRSTVAKFKDNQCPPGLASVAPGIEHPRKRFRVDES
- the LOC140883068 gene encoding transcription factor BIM3-like isoform X1 — its product is MRLPRAPQNLSRSKYYTRCFLVCKQVFIHIAREFGFGEAQMVRIASHVEDEEAPDCSTPIAERVRLDQKVDASRSKHSETEQRRRSKINERFQILRDLVPENDQKRDKASLLLEVIQYIQYLQEKLQMYEGTYQGWSPEPTKLAPWKINSGPVESFLDQTQLERHISGHEDNGVLNPLRHVRNSAESELIGSSLYKSTDNLPIATNQPLLLNLPTQAATFEGMSGQPHQECFPDAEQLTQLSQSQLWPGRSCVNDYSIPICNTNESEPKTALEEASHSSTYSQLILSSLKNALQSSGVDLSQASISVQLDVGKQINDRSTVAKFKVKDNQCPPGLASVAPGIEHPRKRFRVDES
- the LOC140883068 gene encoding transcription factor BIM3-like isoform X2, translating into MRLPRAPQNLSRSKYYTRCFLVCKQVFIHIAREFGFGEAQMVRIASHVEDEEAPDCSTPIERVRLDQKVDASRSKHSETEQRRRSKINERFQILRDLVPENDQKRDKASLLLEVIQYIQYLQEKLQMYEGTYQGWSPEPTKLAPWKINSGPVESFLDQTQLERHISGHEDNGVLNPLRHVRNSAESELIGSSLYKSTDNLPIATNQPLLLNLPTQAATFEGMSGQPHQECFPDAEQLTQLSQSQLWPGRSCVNDYSIPICNTNESEPKTALEEASHSSTYSQLILSSLKNALQSSGVDLSQASISVQLDVGKQINDRSTVAKFKVKDNQCPPGLASVAPGIEHPRKRFRVDES
- the LOC140881729 gene encoding rhamnogalacturonan I rhamnosyltransferase 1-like isoform X1 gives rise to the protein MMKFLGEDKAQKTMLLRVCRGRTKLWILRAIAILSLWTCVIQLVAVGDFRGAKVLKDRPSYVGSPDNYREEDKSFVQPKVHLPPKRSYKNNGHLLVSCNGGLNQMRAAICDMVAIARYLNITLIVPELDKTSFWADSSDFEDIFDVDHFITSLRDEVQILKELPSKLKSRVDLGKCYELAPVSWSNISYYHKQILPLLKKYEVVHLNRTDTRLANNRLPLEIQKLRCKVNFHSLKFTSQIEELGRKILRRLNGPFLVLHLRYEMDMLSFSGCTQGCNTKEVNELTTMRFANSWWKEKVIDPELKRKEGLCPLTPEETALVLTALGIDSNTQVYIASGEIYGGTKRLRSLKAAFPNLVNKEALLEPSDLKFFKNHSSQMAALDYFISLESDVFVPTYDGNMAKLVEGHRRYLGFKKTILLNRQVLVSLIDRYNDGSLSWGEFSAYVREAHSEDRMGSPKNRVVIENRPKEEDYFYANPEECLLPLDETPISS
- the LOC140881729 gene encoding rhamnogalacturonan I rhamnosyltransferase 1-like isoform X2; protein product: MMKFLGEDKAQKTMLLRVCRGRTKLWILRAIAILSLWTCVIQLVAVGDFRGAKVLKDRPSYVGSPDNYREEDKSFVQPKVHLPPKRSYKNNGHLLVSCNGGLNQMRAAICDMVAIARYLNITLIVPELDKTSFWADSSDFEDIFDVDHFITSLRDEVQILKELPSKLKSRVDLGKCYELAPVSWSNISYYHKQILPLLKKYEVVHLNRTDTRLANNRLPLEIQKLRCKVNFHSLKFTSQIEELGRKILRRLNGPFLVLHLRYEMDMLSFSGCTQGCNTKEVNELTTMRFANSWWKEKVIDPELKRKEGLCPLTPEETALVLTALGIDSNTQVYIASGEIYGGTKRLRSLKAAFPNLVNKEALLEPSDLKFFKNHSSQMAALDYFISLESDVFVPTYDGNMAKLVEGHRRSVLLCILGSISRFQEDDSPEQTGFGKLNR